From Myxococcales bacterium, the proteins below share one genomic window:
- a CDS encoding SNF2 helicase associated domain-containing protein, with translation MRATSPRVSTPFTEALATLNDRALRRLLGARAFLRGYDYVRRGAVSDTEVEEASARGVVRGSEPEPYRVRLRLIPDGFDSECSCPAFSKIHGHCKHVAALLIALRDNVRPRQRREEGAAPAQPGFSTSVPQGGGPSSSDGPSAEPLPGQGQSRRAKRRAGRALKLAQQGQPIAPHTAPRPMPGRPHYASGDGRVPTGVDAWLPDAMPQAPKRVEYRVQVRPTSLSVSVLDPDTRTPLLPSQLMASQAQTPTGDRDALRMLARLENDGPRRVGIEVRGEDAADLLPLLKGRRVILEPQMMELRFGDEPLRPRFDLELTQDGSQVLVKSSFQRPGDPRRFTTAQGAWLEGSPGWHVDPQEGFARPIDRRVSPAALRRLTRAPFIHEPAEDLARLVAQGLPRVALEVGAELPELSQVADVVDLVPTFRMRAGGGLTEAHVSLRAAYEDLEIDVRADGMTPPVLLKANPGSKRVKCIRCDIAAQQEAAGKLRDAGLSPDEDGQSFVARGDDAIQFWTEGIGALPEEWDLFVPDDLVDVQVRGESLAASARVSSGVDWLSLRLSFEAGGVAVTQEELARCLAEGRRYVRLADGSFARLDADKVRAVLLRQAEILATGGGQGGKLPLSQAGRIQELLEQVGRAHVADSAKALFGKLRDIDEIKGAKKPRNLKAQLRPYQEAGFQWLWFLHEIGSGGVLADDMGLGKTIQTISLLLAVKAADAKTEGAPPFKALIVAPTSVVTNWMREIDKFAPSLKHVVWHGGDRKERTDELDDADVVITSYALLRRDEELLSKQKLRYAILDEAQNIKNPLSATARAAKRLRADRRLALSGTPIENRLSEIWSIFDFVSPGLLGPLDKFEERYSRPIDSGDQKAAQRLRATIHPFILRRTKGEVAKDLPEKIESDQFCELTGEQGALYGAVLKEVRAQVMGEVERQGVAKSHIQILAGLTRLRQAACDPRLLGLPREFSNEDSGKLQALRELVQTCVDGGHRVLVFSQFVSMLTLIRKALDEDRVAYEYLDGSTKDRLARVESFQRDDGPPVFLISLKAGGSGLNLTAADTVIHFDPWWNPAVEDQATDRAHRIGQTRVVTTYRLIAKGTIEEKILELGGKKRELVGAVLTEDAGGAKKLTKGDLEDLFRDG, from the coding sequence ATGCGCGCGACTTCGCCCCGCGTGTCCACCCCATTCACGGAAGCGCTCGCCACACTCAACGACCGTGCCCTCCGTCGCCTCCTCGGCGCCAGGGCCTTCCTTCGCGGGTACGACTACGTACGCCGGGGGGCGGTCTCGGACACGGAGGTCGAAGAGGCCTCCGCGCGCGGCGTCGTTCGCGGGTCCGAGCCCGAGCCGTACCGGGTACGGCTCCGCCTGATCCCCGACGGATTCGATTCCGAGTGCTCTTGCCCTGCGTTCTCGAAAATACATGGACACTGCAAGCATGTCGCCGCGCTCCTCATCGCTCTCCGGGACAACGTGAGGCCCCGCCAGCGCCGTGAGGAAGGGGCCGCGCCGGCTCAGCCAGGGTTCTCGACGTCGGTCCCTCAGGGCGGCGGTCCTTCGTCGTCGGATGGTCCCTCGGCCGAGCCACTCCCAGGTCAAGGGCAGAGCCGCCGGGCCAAGCGTCGGGCTGGGCGTGCCCTCAAGCTCGCGCAGCAGGGGCAGCCCATCGCCCCGCACACGGCCCCGCGCCCGATGCCCGGTCGTCCTCACTATGCCTCGGGCGACGGGCGCGTCCCGACCGGCGTCGACGCGTGGCTCCCCGACGCGATGCCCCAAGCCCCGAAGCGCGTCGAGTACCGCGTCCAGGTGCGGCCGACCTCGCTCTCCGTGTCCGTGCTCGATCCCGACACACGCACCCCGCTCCTCCCGAGCCAGCTCATGGCCTCCCAGGCCCAGACGCCCACCGGCGACCGTGACGCCCTGCGGATGCTCGCGCGCCTCGAGAACGACGGCCCGCGGCGCGTCGGGATCGAGGTCCGCGGCGAGGACGCGGCCGATCTCCTCCCGCTCCTCAAGGGGCGTCGGGTCATCCTCGAGCCGCAGATGATGGAGCTCCGGTTCGGCGACGAGCCGCTCCGCCCCCGCTTCGATCTCGAGCTCACCCAGGACGGCTCGCAGGTGCTCGTGAAGTCGAGCTTCCAGCGCCCCGGCGATCCGCGCCGTTTCACGACCGCGCAGGGCGCTTGGCTCGAGGGCAGCCCGGGCTGGCACGTCGACCCGCAAGAGGGGTTCGCGAGGCCCATCGATCGCCGCGTCTCACCGGCCGCGCTCCGCCGTCTCACCCGCGCGCCCTTCATCCACGAGCCCGCCGAGGATCTCGCGCGCCTCGTCGCCCAAGGCCTCCCGCGCGTGGCCCTCGAGGTCGGGGCCGAGCTGCCCGAGCTCTCTCAGGTCGCCGACGTGGTCGACCTGGTCCCCACGTTCCGCATGCGGGCCGGCGGTGGTCTCACCGAGGCCCACGTTTCCCTACGCGCGGCCTACGAGGATCTCGAGATCGACGTGCGCGCCGACGGCATGACCCCGCCGGTCCTCCTCAAGGCGAATCCGGGCTCGAAGCGCGTCAAGTGCATCCGTTGCGACATCGCCGCACAGCAGGAAGCGGCGGGCAAGCTGCGCGACGCCGGCCTCTCTCCGGACGAGGACGGCCAGAGCTTCGTCGCCCGCGGGGACGACGCCATCCAGTTCTGGACCGAGGGCATCGGCGCGCTGCCCGAGGAGTGGGACCTCTTCGTCCCGGACGACCTCGTCGACGTGCAGGTGCGCGGCGAGAGCCTCGCGGCGAGCGCGCGGGTCTCGAGCGGCGTCGATTGGCTCTCCCTCCGGCTCTCGTTCGAGGCGGGTGGCGTGGCGGTCACCCAAGAAGAGCTCGCGCGCTGCCTCGCCGAGGGGCGAAGGTACGTGAGGCTCGCCGACGGCTCGTTCGCGCGCCTCGACGCCGACAAGGTGCGCGCCGTGCTGTTGCGCCAGGCCGAGATTCTGGCGACGGGCGGCGGGCAGGGGGGCAAGCTCCCTCTCTCCCAGGCCGGGCGCATCCAAGAGCTCCTCGAGCAGGTCGGCCGGGCCCACGTCGCCGATAGCGCGAAGGCCCTCTTCGGCAAGCTCCGCGACATCGACGAGATCAAGGGCGCGAAGAAGCCACGCAACCTGAAGGCGCAGCTCCGCCCCTACCAAGAGGCCGGCTTCCAGTGGCTCTGGTTCTTGCACGAGATCGGCTCGGGCGGCGTGCTCGCCGACGACATGGGCCTCGGCAAGACGATCCAGACGATCTCGCTGCTCTTGGCCGTGAAGGCCGCCGACGCCAAGACCGAGGGGGCTCCGCCGTTCAAGGCCCTCATCGTCGCGCCGACGAGCGTGGTGACCAACTGGATGCGCGAGATCGACAAGTTCGCGCCATCGCTCAAACACGTCGTCTGGCACGGCGGAGACCGAAAAGAGCGCACCGACGAGCTCGACGACGCCGACGTGGTCATCACGAGCTACGCGCTCCTCCGTCGCGACGAGGAGCTCCTGTCGAAGCAGAAGCTCCGGTACGCCATCCTCGACGAGGCGCAGAACATCAAGAACCCGCTCTCGGCCACGGCTCGCGCCGCCAAGCGCCTCCGCGCCGATCGCAGGCTCGCCCTCTCCGGCACCCCGATCGAAAACCGCCTCTCGGAGATCTGGTCGATCTTCGACTTCGTGAGCCCCGGCTTGCTCGGCCCGCTCGACAAGTTCGAGGAGCGCTACTCGCGCCCGATCGACTCCGGGGATCAGAAGGCCGCGCAGCGCCTCCGGGCCACGATCCACCCGTTCATTCTCCGCCGCACGAAGGGCGAGGTCGCGAAGGATCTGCCCGAGAAGATCGAGAGCGACCAGTTCTGCGAGCTCACGGGCGAGCAGGGCGCGCTCTACGGCGCGGTGCTCAAAGAGGTCCGCGCCCAGGTCATGGGCGAGGTCGAGCGCCAAGGTGTGGCGAAGTCCCACATCCAGATCCTCGCGGGGCTCACGAGGCTCCGCCAGGCGGCGTGCGATCCTCGGCTGCTCGGGCTCCCGCGCGAGTTCTCGAACGAGGACTCGGGCAAGCTCCAAGCGCTCCGCGAGCTCGTCCAGACGTGCGTCGACGGTGGCCACCGTGTGCTCGTCTTCAGCCAGTTCGTCTCCATGCTCACGCTGATCCGCAAGGCCCTCGACGAGGACCGCGTGGCCTACGAGTACCTCGACGGCTCGACGAAGGACCGCCTCGCGCGCGTCGAGTCGTTCCAGCGCGACGACGGGCCGCCGGTGTTCCTCATCTCGCTCAAGGCGGGAGGCTCGGGCCTGAACCTCACGGCGGCCGACACGGTCATCCACTTCGACCCGTGGTGGAACCCGGCCGTCGAGGATCAGGCGACCGATCGCGCCCACCGCATCGGTCAGACCCGCGTCGTCACGACGTACCGCCTCATCGCGAAGGGCACCATCGAGGAGAAGATCCTCGAGCTCGGCGGCAAGAAGCGGGAGCTCGTCGGCGCGGTGCTCACCGAGGACGCGGGTGGCGCCAAGAAGCTCACGAAGGGCGATCTCGAGGATCTCTTCCGCGACGGCTGA
- a CDS encoding protein kinase: protein MDPKEPLDRLGGYRVLRRIATGGTSDVLLAKAEGPLGFERQVVLKLLLSQYRDDPQFARMFAREAAAYARLSHPAIVRLFDFFSQNEQLVMVLEFVDGMPLNRLRATLKDAGKKLSDLASLYVADRVFDALASAHGYVDAQGQKSPVIHRDVNPSNVLVGWNSEVKLADFGIARVTGVRSDTQAGLIKGTFGYMAPEQVAGGDIGPHTDVYAAGVLLWEMLAHRKAIQRGALPEIEILRAMAEPKIVSLDILRPDLDPRLRAAVAAMIEPAPEKRTITAEEVCRTLRDVVQPGAGRGELHELLKVAKEREKAKKKPSGHEPVAEPVASPAPPAAKAPSVPPKAPEVRAKALDHVPAMLRTEPPPKPTEGDTDADATNELDVDKLFDGLALPDESSPLLEILESGPSTVPDEKSTAPTSPPPKAASTKPPPPLPAAAKAPTTQPLAATLASEPTQGKTGPMPAKESPRSGSGTAPLLPRPPTPGQPIAPAKATTTLAKTAASPPPVPKAAQGALPGPAGAPKPVTAAELATEKARAESSEASFDDTTVARGSARADVVPLPSAKATLMMGSPEAAPLVPQDEKTGLVDGAKVTTAIMAERPPQLAPQAPPAPPMPPAAPVGLSGGAPPPPPPPPMVSPLMAPAAPLVALDPRLVPPVPPPRPSIVGRVVALVFVALLSAGGGVAYVKRARWLPALGIGVAPEPQSTASSPPASASVPPPVEPPIAFGSSAPPVASAPEAGPASDASARDAAALPKDASVEVTKDAESPAPAPSASSASALVAKASTTILSTRSASPNHRIFFDGRVVGETPASVEVPCGKHTVQLGSAGTSRTLELPCGQELVVGDR, encoded by the coding sequence ATGGATCCGAAGGAACCTCTCGACCGGCTGGGTGGCTACCGTGTGCTCCGCCGCATCGCGACGGGAGGGACGAGCGACGTCCTCCTCGCGAAGGCCGAGGGCCCGCTCGGGTTCGAGCGCCAGGTCGTGCTCAAGCTGCTCCTGTCGCAGTACCGGGACGACCCGCAGTTCGCGCGTATGTTCGCGCGGGAGGCGGCCGCCTACGCGAGGCTCTCGCACCCGGCGATCGTGCGCCTCTTCGACTTCTTCTCGCAGAACGAGCAGCTCGTCATGGTGCTCGAGTTCGTCGACGGGATGCCCCTCAACCGGCTCCGCGCGACGCTCAAGGACGCGGGCAAAAAACTAAGTGATCTTGCATCCTTGTACGTGGCCGATCGGGTCTTCGACGCCCTCGCTTCGGCGCACGGCTACGTCGACGCTCAGGGGCAGAAATCGCCGGTCATCCACCGCGACGTGAACCCGTCGAACGTGCTCGTGGGGTGGAACAGCGAGGTGAAGCTCGCGGACTTCGGCATCGCGCGTGTCACCGGGGTGCGCTCGGACACGCAGGCCGGCCTCATCAAGGGCACCTTCGGCTACATGGCGCCCGAGCAGGTCGCCGGGGGCGACATCGGCCCCCACACGGACGTCTACGCGGCGGGCGTGCTGCTCTGGGAAATGCTCGCGCACCGCAAGGCGATCCAGCGGGGCGCGCTCCCCGAGATCGAGATCCTCCGCGCGATGGCCGAGCCGAAGATCGTCTCGCTCGACATCTTGCGCCCCGACCTCGACCCGCGGCTCCGCGCGGCCGTAGCGGCGATGATCGAGCCCGCCCCCGAGAAGCGGACGATCACGGCCGAGGAGGTGTGCCGTACCCTGCGCGACGTCGTTCAGCCGGGGGCCGGGCGAGGCGAGCTCCACGAGCTCTTGAAGGTCGCCAAAGAGCGCGAGAAGGCGAAAAAGAAGCCCTCGGGGCACGAGCCCGTCGCCGAGCCCGTGGCCTCGCCGGCGCCTCCCGCCGCCAAAGCGCCGAGCGTGCCCCCGAAGGCACCCGAGGTGCGCGCGAAGGCGCTCGACCACGTGCCCGCGATGCTCCGCACCGAGCCCCCGCCGAAGCCGACCGAAGGGGACACCGACGCCGACGCGACGAACGAGCTCGACGTGGACAAGCTCTTCGACGGCCTGGCGCTCCCCGACGAGAGCTCTCCGCTGCTCGAGATCCTCGAGAGCGGCCCGTCGACGGTGCCGGACGAGAAATCCACGGCGCCCACGTCGCCGCCGCCCAAAGCCGCCTCGACCAAACCCCCGCCGCCGCTCCCTGCGGCCGCGAAGGCCCCGACGACCCAGCCCCTCGCGGCCACGCTCGCGTCCGAGCCGACCCAAGGCAAGACGGGCCCGATGCCCGCCAAAGAGAGCCCACGGTCGGGGTCGGGGACTGCCCCACTTCTGCCACGTCCACCTACCCCCGGGCAGCCCATCGCGCCGGCGAAGGCCACGACGACGCTGGCCAAGACCGCTGCGTCGCCCCCTCCCGTGCCCAAGGCTGCCCAAGGGGCGCTCCCGGGCCCCGCTGGGGCGCCGAAGCCCGTGACGGCCGCCGAGCTCGCCACGGAGAAGGCGCGGGCGGAGAGCTCCGAGGCCTCGTTCGACGACACGACGGTGGCGCGCGGCTCGGCTCGAGCCGACGTGGTCCCGCTCCCTTCGGCCAAAGCGACCCTGATGATGGGGAGCCCCGAAGCGGCGCCGCTCGTCCCCCAAGACGAGAAGACCGGGCTCGTCGACGGGGCGAAGGTCACGACCGCGATCATGGCGGAGCGGCCTCCGCAGCTCGCCCCGCAAGCGCCTCCTGCCCCGCCGATGCCTCCCGCGGCGCCCGTGGGCCTGTCCGGTGGGGCTCCTCCGCCTCCTCCGCCTCCTCCGATGGTCTCTCCGCTCATGGCGCCGGCGGCCCCGCTCGTCGCGCTCGACCCTCGCCTCGTACCGCCGGTCCCTCCGCCGCGGCCCAGCATCGTCGGTCGGGTCGTCGCCCTCGTCTTCGTCGCGCTTTTGTCGGCAGGCGGAGGGGTCGCCTACGTGAAGCGCGCACGGTGGCTGCCGGCGCTCGGGATAGGCGTGGCCCCCGAGCCCCAAAGCACCGCCTCTTCCCCGCCGGCGAGCGCGTCGGTCCCGCCGCCCGTCGAGCCTCCCATCGCGTTCGGTTCGTCGGCGCCGCCCGTCGCGTCCGCACCGGAAGCGGGACCGGCGTCCGACGCGTCGGCGCGTGACGCCGCAGCGCTCCCGAAGGACGCCTCGGTGGAGGTCACGAAAGACGCCGAATCTCCCGCCCCGGCGCCCTCGGCCTCGTCGGCGAGCGCCCTCGTCGCGAAGGCGAGCACGACGATCCTCTCGACCCGCTCGGCGTCGCCGAACCACCGCATTTTCTTCGACGGGCGCGTCGTCGGGGAGACGCCGGCGTCGGTCGAGGTCCCTTGCGGAAAACACACCGTGCAGCTCGGGAGCGCGGGCACCTCACGGACGCTCGAGCTGCCTTGCGGTCAGGAGCTCGTGGTCGGCGACAGGTGA
- a CDS encoding SGNH/GDSL hydrolase family protein, translated as MAPAGSRARTVATLLSLALASFACSHKDTPKPASEGDAAAPLAPEAADAQADVPHDASAALPPPRDLTGKVVLHAGDSMVGGDGGLTKALGAKFKAEGAKFVRDYEVSVSIGTYARSPRLKNLLDKHKPDIVILTLGANDVFIPFPQNHIAAVEAIVKKIGDRECYWMSPPTWKPDSGIVDVIKEHSAPCKFFDSRNLTLKRAGDHIHPTEKGGADWAELFWAYFQGRGPQAPGLLDAGAPLDAGP; from the coding sequence ATGGCACCCGCTGGCTCTCGTGCGCGCACGGTCGCGACGCTGCTCTCCCTCGCGCTCGCGTCGTTCGCGTGCTCGCACAAGGACACTCCGAAGCCCGCCTCCGAGGGCGACGCGGCCGCTCCTCTCGCCCCCGAGGCGGCGGACGCGCAGGCCGATGTCCCCCACGACGCGAGCGCCGCCCTCCCTCCCCCGCGCGATCTCACGGGCAAGGTCGTGCTTCACGCGGGCGACTCGATGGTCGGCGGTGACGGCGGGCTCACGAAGGCCCTCGGGGCGAAATTCAAGGCCGAGGGCGCCAAGTTCGTGCGCGACTACGAGGTGAGCGTGTCGATCGGCACCTACGCGCGGAGCCCGCGCCTCAAGAACCTGCTCGACAAACACAAGCCCGACATCGTCATCCTGACGCTCGGCGCGAACGACGTCTTCATCCCGTTCCCGCAGAACCACATCGCCGCGGTCGAGGCCATCGTGAAGAAGATCGGCGACCGCGAGTGCTACTGGATGAGCCCTCCCACGTGGAAGCCGGACAGCGGCATCGTGGACGTCATCAAAGAGCACTCGGCGCCCTGCAAATTCTTCGACTCGCGGAACCTCACGTTGAAGCGCGCCGGCGACCACATCCACCCGACCGAGAAGGGCGGGGCCGACTGGGCCGAGCTCTTTTGGGCCTATTTCCAGGGCCGCGGGCCCCAGGCGCCGGGCCTGCTCGACGCCGGAGCCCCCCTCGACGCGGGACCTTGA
- a CDS encoding SGNH/GDSL hydrolase family protein, producing MKAGLSPRGTAALAATCLLLALTGSACVDKPAEEPPAPPRRPAPTKLPAKVAPAAAPEASAPPVESKKPEAALPLPRDLKGKTVLHAGDSMVGGNGGLAKALGHYFTAEGARFVRDAEVAVSIRKYSQAPRFRRLLDHYKPDIVILTLGANDVFLPYPEYFGGYVESIVKTVGARECYWVGPPTWKPDTGIVAVIRAHAGACKFFDSSSLDIARAKDRIHPNDEGGATWAEHFLAFFEGKAAPAPHPTVSPADEPDDRTLRRGGTVRIGASASER from the coding sequence GTGAAGGCCGGGCTCTCTCCTCGTGGCACGGCGGCGCTCGCCGCGACGTGTCTCCTCCTCGCGCTCACGGGCTCGGCGTGCGTCGACAAACCTGCCGAAGAGCCGCCGGCCCCGCCCCGCCGTCCCGCACCGACGAAGCTCCCCGCGAAGGTAGCGCCCGCTGCCGCCCCCGAGGCCTCGGCCCCACCGGTCGAGAGCAAGAAGCCCGAGGCGGCTCTGCCCCTCCCGCGGGACCTCAAGGGAAAGACCGTGCTCCACGCCGGCGACTCGATGGTCGGAGGGAACGGGGGCCTCGCGAAGGCGCTCGGGCACTACTTCACGGCCGAAGGGGCTCGCTTCGTGAGGGACGCCGAGGTGGCCGTCTCGATCCGTAAGTACTCGCAAGCCCCCAGGTTTCGGCGCCTGCTCGACCACTACAAACCCGACATCGTCATCCTCACGCTCGGCGCGAACGACGTCTTCCTGCCGTACCCGGAGTACTTCGGCGGGTACGTCGAGAGCATCGTGAAGACCGTGGGAGCCCGCGAGTGTTACTGGGTCGGGCCGCCCACGTGGAAGCCGGACACCGGCATCGTCGCCGTGATTCGCGCACACGCCGGGGCATGCAAGTTCTTCGACTCGAGCTCGCTCGACATCGCCCGCGCGAAGGACCGCATCCACCCGAACGACGAGGGCGGCGCGACCTGGGCCGAGCACTTCCTCGCGTTCTTCGAGGGCAAAGCCGCCCCCGCTCCCCACCCCACGGTCTCCCCCGCGGACGAGCCCGACGATCGCACGCTCCGACGCGGCGGCACGGTCCGCATCGGGGCGAGCGCCAGCGAACGCTGA
- a CDS encoding SUMF1/EgtB/PvdO family nonheme iron enzyme, with amino-acid sequence MAVSASLSGCTKPAPGSSGEGPALPTQNALHRAFTSSPSAKNAHVASFGDGLKLVAEPRNAEGVRSGSLLEPQASPLASSRGPCPAGMASIDGKYCIDRYEASLVEVLPSGEQKAYPYFLGMEGHEVRAVSLPGVKPQAHISEKQAQAACKASGKRLCKPQEWRKACMGPEQTTWGYGEKKEEGRCNDHGRSPIGVIFPLAAKTWGWDQLNDEKLNQVEGTLAETGSHAGCTNGYGVYDMVGNIHEWVDDPAGTFQGGYYQDTHLNGDGCGYRTTAHNAVYHDYSTGFRCCADAESP; translated from the coding sequence TTGGCAGTTTCGGCGAGTCTCTCGGGCTGCACCAAGCCCGCCCCCGGTTCGAGCGGCGAAGGGCCGGCTCTCCCCACCCAGAATGCGCTGCACCGGGCGTTCACCTCGAGCCCGTCCGCGAAGAACGCCCACGTCGCGTCCTTCGGAGACGGCCTCAAGCTCGTAGCCGAGCCGCGTAACGCGGAGGGCGTCCGTTCGGGCTCCTTGCTCGAGCCGCAAGCCTCCCCGCTCGCGTCGTCCCGGGGCCCGTGCCCGGCCGGCATGGCCAGCATCGATGGCAAGTACTGCATCGACCGCTACGAGGCTTCCCTGGTCGAGGTGCTCCCCTCCGGCGAGCAGAAGGCCTACCCGTACTTCCTCGGCATGGAGGGGCACGAGGTGCGCGCCGTGAGCCTGCCCGGCGTGAAGCCGCAGGCGCACATCAGCGAGAAACAGGCTCAAGCCGCCTGCAAGGCCTCCGGAAAGCGCCTCTGCAAACCTCAAGAGTGGCGAAAGGCCTGCATGGGCCCCGAGCAGACCACCTGGGGCTACGGCGAAAAGAAGGAAGAGGGCCGCTGCAACGACCACGGCCGAAGCCCCATCGGCGTCATCTTCCCCCTCGCGGCCAAGACCTGGGGCTGGGATCAGCTGAACGACGAGAAGCTCAACCAGGTCGAAGGCACCCTCGCCGAGACCGGCTCCCACGCCGGCTGCACCAACGGCTACGGCGTCTACGACATGGTCGGCAACATCCACGAGTGGGTCGACGATCCGGCCGGCACCTTCCAGGGCGGGTACTACCAAGACACCCACCTCAACGGAGACGGCTGCGGCTACCGCACGACCGCCCACAACGCGGTCTACCACGACTACTCCACGGGGTTCCGCTGCTGCGCCGACGCCGAGTCCCCCTGA
- a CDS encoding ABC transporter permease — translation MVPIRYNFRSLAVRKATTLATALGIGLVVFVLAVAMMLSNGIRKTLGASGHADVAIVLRKGSDNELGSTLEDAQVGVLTSLPQVKRGPDGAPLSAAEVVVVTASEKIGAVGVTNLQIRGVTDDVLTFRPSVHVVEGRAPRPGADEAIVGQRVRGRFRGMDLGQTFDIKKNRPVTVVGIFEDGGSSHESEVWVALDTVRSSFGRQGIRSAVRVRLTSPEAFADYQRAVEQDKRIGLQAMRETDFYEKQSEGTGLFISILGTLVSVFFSFGAVIGAAITMYAAVANRSREVGILRALGFSRGAILFSFVSESVMLSLFGGLLGTVSSLALGGQKISMMNFASWSEIVFSFEPTPGILVTGLLFSLAMGVVGGFLPALRAARVPPVAAMKG, via the coding sequence ATGGTTCCGATACGATACAACTTTCGCAGCTTGGCCGTCCGCAAGGCCACCACGCTCGCCACCGCGCTCGGCATCGGGCTCGTCGTGTTCGTGCTCGCCGTCGCGATGATGCTCTCCAACGGCATCCGGAAGACGCTCGGCGCCTCGGGCCATGCGGACGTGGCCATCGTCCTGCGCAAAGGCTCCGACAACGAGCTCGGGAGCACCCTCGAGGACGCGCAGGTCGGCGTGCTCACGTCGCTCCCCCAGGTGAAGCGTGGCCCGGACGGCGCTCCGCTCTCCGCGGCCGAGGTCGTCGTGGTGACGGCCTCCGAGAAGATCGGCGCGGTCGGGGTGACGAACCTCCAAATCCGGGGCGTGACCGACGACGTCCTCACCTTCCGACCGAGCGTGCACGTGGTCGAGGGCCGCGCCCCGAGGCCCGGCGCGGACGAGGCCATCGTGGGCCAGCGGGTCCGCGGGCGCTTCCGGGGGATGGACCTCGGGCAGACGTTCGACATCAAGAAGAACCGCCCGGTCACGGTGGTCGGCATCTTCGAGGACGGGGGCTCGTCGCACGAGTCGGAGGTCTGGGTCGCCCTCGACACGGTGCGGAGCTCCTTCGGCCGCCAGGGCATCCGCTCGGCCGTGCGCGTGCGGCTCACGTCACCCGAGGCCTTCGCCGACTACCAGCGCGCCGTCGAGCAAGACAAGCGCATCGGTCTCCAGGCCATGCGCGAGACGGACTTCTACGAGAAACAAAGCGAAGGAACGGGCCTCTTCATCTCCATCCTCGGCACGCTCGTGTCCGTCTTCTTTTCGTTCGGCGCCGTCATCGGCGCGGCCATCACGATGTACGCCGCCGTGGCCAACCGGAGCCGCGAGGTGGGCATCTTGCGCGCCCTCGGGTTCTCCCGCGGGGCCATTCTGTTCTCGTTCGTCTCCGAGTCCGTCATGCTCTCCCTGTTCGGGGGGCTCCTCGGGACCGTCTCTTCCCTCGCGCTCGGGGGCCAGAAGATCTCGATGATGAACTTCGCCTCGTGGTCGGAGATCGTGTTCTCGTTCGAGCCGACGCCCGGCATCCTCGTGACGGGCCTCCTGTTCTCGCTCGCCATGGGGGTCGTCGGCGGCTTCCTCCCCGCGCTGAGGGCCGCGCGCGTCCCGCCGGTGGCGGCCATGAAGGGCTGA
- a CDS encoding FtsX-like permease family protein has translation MNLATLAAKNLWRNRVRTGLTIAASAIAVLTFITLRTLVFSWTSASEVAAKDRVVTRHKVTFVMPLPKKYVDDVRAQKGIRVATFASWFGGKDPSHADEFFGTFGVDRDKYFDVYDEMLVGQAELTRFKEEKRGAIVGDLLAKKLGWKVGDKVTLESGIYPADPDSPWTFTIVGIYTATKKSIDRMSFIFRWDTLNDALPASGRDQIGWIVSRVDDPSHAADVGLTLDKAFDVQDTQTLSQDEASFNASFLAGISAVLRAVDIISAVILVIMTLVLGNTIAMGVRERTFEYGTLRAMGFRPGHVVFFVLAEAAFVGALGGIVGALLSYPLVERGLGRYLEENLGNLFVYVGVPRHVLVLALGLSVGLSVLAAILPARAAGNLRVTEALRRIA, from the coding sequence ATGAACCTCGCGACGCTCGCGGCCAAGAACCTCTGGCGGAACCGCGTCCGCACGGGGCTCACGATCGCCGCCTCGGCCATCGCGGTGCTTACGTTCATCACCTTGAGAACACTCGTCTTTTCGTGGACGAGCGCCTCCGAGGTGGCCGCCAAGGACCGCGTCGTCACGCGCCACAAGGTCACCTTCGTGATGCCCCTCCCCAAGAAGTACGTGGACGACGTGCGCGCCCAGAAGGGCATCCGGGTCGCCACCTTCGCGAGCTGGTTCGGCGGCAAAGACCCGAGCCACGCCGACGAGTTCTTCGGCACGTTCGGCGTCGACCGCGACAAGTACTTCGACGTCTACGACGAGATGCTCGTCGGGCAGGCCGAGCTTACCCGCTTCAAAGAGGAGAAGCGCGGCGCCATCGTCGGCGACCTCCTCGCGAAGAAGCTCGGCTGGAAGGTCGGAGACAAGGTCACCCTCGAGAGCGGCATCTACCCGGCCGACCCGGATAGCCCATGGACCTTCACCATCGTCGGCATCTACACCGCGACCAAGAAGTCCATCGACCGCATGAGCTTCATCTTCCGGTGGGACACGCTCAACGACGCCCTCCCTGCGAGCGGGCGCGACCAGATCGGCTGGATCGTGAGCCGCGTCGACGATCCGTCCCACGCGGCCGACGTCGGGCTCACGCTCGACAAGGCGTTCGACGTGCAAGACACCCAGACCTTGAGCCAAGACGAGGCCTCGTTCAACGCGTCCTTCCTCGCGGGCATCTCCGCCGTGCTCCGAGCGGTCGACATCATCTCGGCGGTCATCCTGGTCATCATGACCCTCGTCCTCGGCAACACGATCGCCATGGGCGTGCGCGAGCGCACCTTCGAGTACGGCACGCTGCGCGCGATGGGCTTCCGGCCGGGGCACGTCGTCTTCTTCGTCCTCGCCGAGGCGGCGTTCGTCGGCGCGCTCGGGGGCATCGTGGGCGCGCTCCTCTCCTACCCGCTCGTCGAGCGCGGGCTCGGTCGCTACCTCGAGGAGAACCTCGGCAACCTCTTCGTCTACGTGGGCGTCCCGCGCCATGTGCTCGTTTTGGCCCTCGGGCTCTCCGTCGGCCTCTCGGTGCTCGCGGCGATCCTGCCCGCGCGCGCTGCCGGCAACCTCCGCGTGACCGAGGCGCTCCGGCGTATCGCCTGA